CTATCTCATGAAATACGCGGTACTTTCTCACTCCGGCGGCTTGGACTCCAGCACATTGCTCTTGCGCTTACTGCAGGAAGGCTACCATGTCACGGCCTTGCATTTTGATTACGGTCAAAAACACAAAATCGAAATCGAATGTGCTGCCAAGCTGTGTGACCATTTAAAACAGCGCGGCCTTGCGGTAAAACACCAGCGGATCACGCTAGAGGGTCTCGCACCACTTTTGCATTCACACTTGGTTTCAGGTGGTGATGAAGTGCCCGAAGGGCATTACCACGATGACAACATGAAAGCGACCGTGGTGCCCAACCGAAATAAAATCTTCAGCTCAATCATTCAAGCCGTGGCCTTATCCACTGCAGAACAACAGAATACCACGGTGAATATTGCGCTGGGCATTCACGCTGGTGATCATGTGATCTACCCCGACTGTAGGCCAGCGTTTCGCGAAGCTGATTATCAGGCGTTTGTGCTCGGCAACTGGAACGCTGAACAGGTCACCTACTACACGCCGTATATTGAACTTGATAAAACCGCGATCTTAAAAGACGGCCTGCGTTGTTGTGATGCGCTGGGCTTGGATTACCGCGAGATTTACAGTCGCACCTTTACTTCGTACAAGCCGATTAACATCGATGGGCAATGGTATAGCGATTACAAGTCGGCCTCATCGCTTGAGCGCATTGAAGCGTTTATCGCACTAGGCATTGATGACCCCACACTGTATGCCGATGAAAACGGCCCGCAGCCTTTTAGCGTGGCAAAAGCGCATGTGGAAGAAAATGGTTTTGAACGGTCTGGCAAATAAATTCAAGAGTGGGTATTAACGCCAGGCGTGTTTCAAACCGCAGAACAAATCGCCGCAAACTCATCGGCTTTCAATGACGCGCCGCCGATCAATCCGCCATTCACATCAGGCTTCGCTAAAAGTTCAGCCGCATTATCCGGCTTCATGCTGCCGCCATAAATAATATCCACGGCTTGCGCATTTTCACCCAAACGGGTGCTTAAAAACTCACGAATCACATCGTGCATGGCTTGCGCCTGATCGGGTGTCGCCACCTCGCCAGTGCCAATTGCCCACACAGGCTCGTAGGCAATCACAAGCTTAGCGAGCTCTGCATCACTGATATCCGCCGTGGCCGTTTCAAGCTGTACGAGCACCACGTGATCGGCTTTTTCCGCTTTTCGCTCTTCCAAGGTTTCACCCACACACAATACCGGCGTTAAGCCGGCTTTAAAGGCTAAAGACACCTTGCGCGCAATCATGCTAAAGTCTTCATGGTAAAGTTGGCGTCGTTCAGAGTGACCGATGAGCACATAGTCACAGCCCACGTCTTTCAACATATTCGCAGAAACTTCACCGGTAAATGCACCTTCGTTTTGATCTGAGACGTTTTGCGCACCGAGTTTAATGGGCGAGTCTTTTAATATTTGATGAATAGCTGGCAAATACACAAACGGCGCAAACACCACCACACGAGCATCTTTCGAAGGATGAACACGGGCTTTCATGGCCTTCGCCAAGTCAGTCAATGACTGGAAATCGCCATTCAGTTTCCAATTACCGCCAAAAAACATGTTCGCCCCTTAGATACTACTCTTAAAGTTACTTAAGCCCTGAAGGCAGGTGACGATGACTGCTGATCACCCGACGGACCAGCATCGGCGGCGGGGCCTCGCGCACCAGAATGCACAACCCCCGCACGCTGACTCTTCCTCTGCTCTTGCGCAGATTTATCACCAGGCGAGCTCGAAATAGCTGACATCAATGCGTCCGTGCAAGACAACCAATTCGTAAGGCTGTGACGGCGAGCACTTGCTGTGTTCAACGCCTCATCAGGACCACGATGCACAATATCATCAAGGCGTTTCTGATAGAACTCAGGCAGCTTTTCAATGCCTTTAATCCGATCTTTTTTAACGCCTTTTCCAAGCGCATACACGGCAGCGTAATATTTAGCCTCGTTGATATACGCTTGCGAAACTGGCTGCAAGGTATCGCTACGAACTTGACCAAAAGGCGAATCAACACCCAGCTTTGCTTTTCTCACAGACTCATCGAAACTGTTTAAGTCCACATCAAACTCTTTGTTGTCCGCATTGTCCAACAATGATTGATTGACGACGTCCTCAATGGCTTCTCGATCTTTATCGTAACGACTAACGCCCGCTGTTTTCGCTATACCCAAAAAACCACCAAAAAGCAGCAATAACAATAACGCAAAAATAGCATGAAACACGTTGGCATTAGCATCGCCGCCTGTATGACGACCCAGACCACGCCACACGCCTTTTGCAGCCGCCCTGAAGTGACCCTGGCCTCGGTTAGTCTCTGT
Above is a genomic segment from Gammaproteobacteria bacterium CG11_big_fil_rev_8_21_14_0_20_46_22 containing:
- a CDS encoding 7-cyano-7-deazaguanine synthase — protein: MKYAVLSHSGGLDSSTLLLRLLQEGYHVTALHFDYGQKHKIEIECAAKLCDHLKQRGLAVKHQRITLEGLAPLLHSHLVSGGDEVPEGHYHDDNMKATVVPNRNKIFSSIIQAVALSTAEQQNTTVNIALGIHAGDHVIYPDCRPAFREADYQAFVLGNWNAEQVTYYTPYIELDKTAILKDGLRCCDALGLDYREIYSRTFTSYKPINIDGQWYSDYKSASSLERIEAFIALGIDDPTLYADENGPQPFSVAKAHVEENGFERSGK
- a CDS encoding triose-phosphate isomerase; amino-acid sequence: MFFGGNWKLNGDFQSLTDLAKAMKARVHPSKDARVVVFAPFVYLPAIHQILKDSPIKLGAQNVSDQNEGAFTGEVSANMLKDVGCDYVLIGHSERRQLYHEDFSMIARKVSLAFKAGLTPVLCVGETLEERKAEKADHVVLVQLETATADISDAELAKLVIAYEPVWAIGTGEVATPDQAQAMHDVIREFLSTRLGENAQAVDIIYGGSMKPDNAAELLAKPDVNGGLIGGASLKADEFAAICSAV